From the genome of Adhaeribacter pallidiroseus:
TTTTAGCATCGGTAATTTGCTCGATGGTGGTAGCGGGCTTTTCGGCAACTAAACCTACCGGGTTACCAGCGGCATCATACTTGGCGTCAAAGTTATAGGGCAGGGCATGAAAACCGGCTAAACCGTTCCCGTAAAACCCCCCAATTCCGCCGGATTTCCGATGATCCACGAGTACCTGGTACCCAGGACTTCCTTCAGAACGAGCCCTTAAAAGTATTCCGGTATCTACCGGCCAATCCGGCTTAGCATCAATCAGTAATTCAAAATCGCCGTATTTTTCATCGGTAACCAGGTAGCTGCCCAATCCTTCCTGATCCTGTCCGCCGATAATAACGCCGTTCTCTACGGTCCATTTTCCTTGGCTGGTTAGCGCCCGCTTATATCCTTCTTTGTTTTTATCGGGTTCCGGACCACCCGGGTAAGGCGAGGTTGGGATCCGGGAAGAGGTATGCCAGCCCTGGAGGGTATTTCCCTTAATCAAATCTGTATAGCCATCTGCCGCAAGATTTTTATCTAAAATAGAATTGCTCGGAAGAAAACTGTAGCCAGGTATAAAACAAGATGCCGCCAGGGCACTCTGCTGAATAAATCTTCGCCTTCTCATAAATGATTGGTTAAATATATTTTACAAAATTTAAGGGTTAAAAGCACCAGCCATTCTATTGCCCCTAAGCAGAAGAAGGCTGGTGCTTTTAACTTAAAATTTTGCTATACCAAATAAAGGCCGGTTGTGCGAAAGAAGGCAAAGGTATATTTCAACAAATGCAATGGTATTTTTGCACCGGAAAGTTAATTTTCTGAAAACCAGGATAGAAAAGGTTCTTGTTTTGGAGCATTTAATTATCGGAGGCAGCCTCCATTTTTACGTCGGCGTGTAACTTAGCGTACTCCGATGGGCTTAAACCAAACTGCTTTTTAAAACAAGTTCTGAAGTACTGCAAGTCGTTAAACCCAACGTCGTAGGTTACTTCGGATACATGGAGCTGCTGCTGTTTTAATAATTGGGCGGCTCTTTTTAACCGGATCGTCCGGATGAATTCTACGGCGGTCTGGCCGGTTAAGGCTTTTATTTTCCGGTATAAAGGCATGCGGCTCATGGCGACATCTTCGCCTAAATCTTCTACCCGGTACTCGGTATTCGCCATGTTTTTCTCGATGCTTTCGAGCACCTTTTTCATAAAAATCTCATCCAGCGGCGTAATTGTAATTTCTTTAGGTTCCAGAATTAATTTATTGTTTTGCGCAAACCGGTCCCGCAGCACTTCTCTGGATTTTATCAGGTTTTTTACGCGCACTTCTAACTCATTCGAATCAAAAGGTTTGGAAACATAATCATCGGCACCGGTTTCTAATCCCTCAATTTTATTTTCGGAATCGGCCTGGGCGGTTAGTAAAATAAGCGGGATGTGCGAAGTTTGCACGTTGTTTTTTAAAGCCCGGCACAGTTCTACGCCGTTCATTTTGGGCATGAGTACATCCGAAATTATTAAATCCGGCATTTTATCCAGACCCATTTTCAAGCCATCTGCTCCGTTGGCGGCTTCCAGTACGTGGTAATTTTGTTCTAATCTTTCTTTTAAATAAGTCCGCAGATCGGTGTTATCTTCCACCAACAAAATTACCGGCAGTTCCACTTCCTTAGATTTAGAATCATTTGTTGTTGTTACGGTGGCGGCAGAAGCTAATGGTTCTATACTGGTTGATGCTGGGTTTTTAAAGGTTGGCTGCCAATCCGGTACTTCTAGCTCCGGTTCTTTTAAATGCGCTTTGCCTAAGGGTAACAGTACTTTAAAAGTAGTACCAATCCCTAATTTACTTTCTACTTCTATTTTGCCCTGGTGCAGCTCTACTAATTCTTTGGCCAACGATAAACCAATGCCGGTACCTTCTATGTCGCCGGGATGTACCCGCTGCGCTACCTGGTAAAAATGGTCGAAAACATAATTCACACAATCTGCCGGAATGCCCACGCCACTATCGGTTACACAAATTGCAACGTAGGCTATCGGGCACTGATTGTTCGACGCTTTTTCCCCGGAGCGGGTTACTAATTCTACTGCCAGCTTAATTTCGCCGGTACTGGTAAACTTAAAGGCGTTGGAAAGCAAGTTAAGAAATACTTTTTCCAACTTATCCGGATCAAAATAAACCAGAATTGGTTCGACGGGATGTTCGAAAGAAAATTTTAAATTTTTCTTTTGGGCGTAAGACTCAAACGACGAGAAAATGGTTTTTAGGAAATCTATCAGGTTTACCCGGGCGGCTTCTAGTTGCATATGACCGGAATCCAGCTTTGATAAATCGAGTAATTGATTAATGAGGCGCAGTAATCTTTCGGCATTCCGAATCATTACCTGGTATTGCTGTTTGAAATCGCCGTTAAATTTTCCGCTGTACATGTCTTTTAACGGACTCAAAATTAAGGTAAGCGGGGTACGGAATTCATGAGAAATATTGGCAAAGAAATTAGACTTTAAACGTTCCATTTCCTGCATTTTGGTTAATTCCAAGTGCTCCAGTTGCAAATCGGCTTTTAACCGAAGCTGTTTAATCAAATTTTGCCGGTACCAGATTAATAATCCGGCAAACGCTAAACTGTAAAGCGAATAAGCCCACCAGGTTTTCCACCAAGGGGGCGTAATGGTAATTTTTACGGTTGCTTCTTCTTTGTTCCAGAGATCATTGGTAATCGTGCTTCTTACCCGGAAGGTATAGGTGCCGGGTGGCACTTTGGCGTAATTGGCGCTTCTTTGATTGCCGGCCTTTTGCCAGTCTTTATCGTAACCCACCAGCTTGTAAGCATACCGGATTTTAGAAGCGAGCGCGTAATTTAAAGCAACAAAACCAAAGCTAAAATCACTTTGATCATAAGACAGGGTAATTTCTTTGGTTTCGCTGATGTGCTGGCGCAATGGCGAGTTTTTCTGGTTAGGTTTAATTAAAGTATGCCGGATATTAAATTGAGTTAAATACAAAGGGGCAGTAAATAACCGGTCGTGGATGTTGGCCGGAAAAAAAGAATTAAACCCGTTTACGCCGCCAAAAAATAGCTCGCCTGCTTTACTTTTCAGGTAAGACCCCCGGATAAATTCCGGCGATTGTAAACCGTCGGCGGTAGTGTAATTTTTAAATTTTTTACCAGCCGCATCAAAACGGCTGATTCCTTGGTTGGTACTCAGCCATAAAAATCCTTTATTATCTTCCAGAATACCGTTTATGACATTATCCGGTAAGCCATCTTCTTTGCGATAAACCTCAAAAGTTTGTTGTTGGTAATTAAATTTATTTAAGCCTTTCCAGGTGCCTATCCATAAGTTATGGTTCTTGTCTTCGGTAATGGCATTAATAACGTTGCTGCTTAAGCTGCCCGGGCTGTTTGAATCGTAATTATAACGGGTAAAAGTTACCTGGTCTTTACCGGCCCAATGCATTAAATTTAACCCGCCGCCATCCGTGCCAATCCATAAATTCTTTTTACTGTCTTCAAATATTTTAATAATTTTATTATTACTGAGGCTGGTAGCGTCATTATGATTGTAATTGTAATGCGAGAAGGAATCTGTATGCGGGTCGTACAAATTAAGGCCCCCCAAAAAAACGCCCACCCATAATTTACCGGAACTATCTTCGCACAAACTAAAAATATTATTCCCGTTAATACTGGCCGGGTCCGCCGCATTAGGCAGATACCGTTTAAAAGTTTGTGTTTTTTTATCAAACCGGTTTAAACCGCCGCCCCAGGTACCCACCCATAAATGGTGCTGGCGGTCCATTAACAGCGAAAGCACCGAATTGCTGCCTAAACTATTATCTTTTAAAGGGTCGTGGGTGTAATGAACATATTTATTTGTTTTTCTATCTAAGTAACTTAAACCACCGCCATCCGTGCCCAGCCACAAGTTTCCGGAATCATCTTCTAAAAAGCAGGTAACATCCCGGTTACTTAAAGTGTAGTTTCCGGAGGGGTATATATTGTAATGATTAAATTTTTGCTGGTGCGGGTCCCACTTATCCAGTCCCCGGTTCCGGGCGCCAATCCACATGGTGCCTACCTTATCCCGGTAGATAGACCACAGCGAATTACTACTAATGCTATACGGGTCCAGCGGATTAGGCGAATAATTGGTAAAGGTGTTCTGTTCCTGGTCATAAATAGAAAGCCCGCCAATCTGGGTGCCAATCCAGAGCCGGCCAGCTAAATCTTCCGAAATACTTATAATGGAATTATTGCTTAAACAATTAGGGTTACTTTTTTGGTGCTGGTACCGTTTAAATACTACCCCGGCCGGAGTTTCCATAAAAAGATTCAAGCCATTTTGGGTACCCAGCCAAATATTACCTTTCGAATCTTTATAACAAGTTCTGACTACATTATTGCTCAGGCTGCTGCTATTAGTGGCGTCGTATTTATGGTGTTTAAACGATTTATTAACCCGGTCAAATAATTCTAAGCCGCCGCCTTTGGTACCCACCCACAAGTTATTCTTGCTGTCTTCGAAAATAACCCCGATGTTATTATCCGCAAGACTGCGGGAATCAGTAATATCGTTCCGGTAATGAGTAAAGCTTTTTTTATCCTGCCGAAATACATTCAAGCCATTTTCCGTACCCACCCATAAAGCATGATTTTTGTCTTCGTAAATACAGTTAACAGAATTAAAACTTAAGCTATTGGGGTTGCTTTTATTATGAGTAAAGTGCGAAAAAGTATCGTTGTCGCGGTTATAAAGATTTAAGCCTCCTTCCAGAGTGCCTACCCACAAGTTGCCTTTACTATCTTCGAATAAACAGCTTACGTAGCTATGGCTTAAACTAGAACTATCTTCATTTACGTTTTCGTAAGTAGTAAACTCTACGCCATCGTACCGGTTAAGTCCGTTTCGGGTACCAAACCACATAAATCCTTTGCGGTCCTGCCACATACAAGTAACCGTACTCTGCGAAAGCCCGGCAGATAAATGCTCGAATTTGAGATTACTACCACCCTGCTTCGTTTGAGACCAGCCGTTAAAGGTTGGCCAAACTAAAAGAACTAAGGTTACGATTAAAACAGATTCCCCCTTCAACAACCGCATCATTTTATTTTCCAAAAAGTACTGCCCCCTAATTTATCCGCTTTTATGAAACTACCAGTTACGATGAGGTAAGTAGTTTTATTACTCCTGTAGGTAACTCATTAGTTAAACTAGTAGAATTAATAAATAAGATTTAGTTGTTAAAAGCAGATAAAGCAGTTATAGCCGTGAGAAGCTAATTGTAAATTATATAGTAAGATTACCTTAAAAATGCAGCTTCGTTAACAACTAAAGTTTATTCTTAAAAAATATTAATTTTAAGAGAAATAACTGTTTAAAATACAGATTTAGCGAGATATTAACAAGATCCCTTTATCTTATTTTACAACTTTAAAAGTTAACAGAATTAAATTGCGGCTGGGCGTATGATGGCCACTATTTATAACTTATAGATAAAGCAGCCGGAAGGAAAATCAAAAAACTACTAGGAAATACTCTGGAAGGAGAAAAGTACAGGCCAGCAAACAATGACTACTGAATAAGTGGCGTAACTACTAAAATTAAAAAAATACCTGTAATCTCCCCGGCAAAAGCTAATAGTGGCACCGGTAAAAGTTTAGGCCACCATCAGCTTCTTCTAAGAAATTTAAAAATAGTACCAGGCAACAGGCTATTGGTAAGAAGGCGAAGGAAAATTGTATTCTTTCTTCCAGGTATCGCTCATACGGGGGTATTCTTGGCGGCAGGCCAGGTACTCCTCCATCATTTGGCGCATGGTGGGGCTTAAGGTATGCAGGTAATTTTCGGTTAATAAATCGTCGTTGAGCAGATAAAAATGCCAGGTGGGTGGATGCTGGGCGCTATGATAACCCATGTGCAGCGTGCGCCGGGGATTTTTCATGACTTCGGTATAGCCCCGGTGAATTAAGTTGTTGTTGTATAAAACGGCCTGTCCCGCTTTTAAAGTTACCGGAACGCCGCCGGGCATTTCGGCGCCAATGGGCGCATAATGTTTAGAACCGGCAAAAGCTGCATTTTCGGCTGCAGTATTCGGGCGGTTATGGCTGCCCGGAACCACCCACAGCGAATTTTCATCTACCAAGGGCAAATTAATCTGCACGCTGTTATGAAACCGTTCCGGCGAAAAAAGCCAATCTTCAATTTCGTCTTGCGGAATTTGAATAATATCGCGGTGCCAACCCAAAGAATAAGACGTGCCTTCGTTAGCGGCCAGAATAGACGCATTGTTCACGATCAGGTTGGGGCCAATAATTTCTTCCACGGCTTTTAACATAACCGGGTGGTGAAAAGCATGATGAATGGGTTCGGTGCCGGGCTTGGTTAAGAGGTGAAAATAATATTGCCGCGCTTCCTTACCAAAATCCGAAATTTCGTCGCCTAAATGCTGGAAAGACGAACTGTGCTTTTTTGTATCGGCTGCTTTTACCTGCGGGCTCAGTAAAGCATCCATTACTTTTCTAAAATCCTGTATTTCAGGCTCGGTGAGTACCTCTATAATCACGTAGCCTTCTTCGAGAAACTTTTCTTTATTCGACTTTTCCATAACCTGTTATTTTTTAATTATTTTTTAAAATTATTTTCTGACCAGTGGCCGCCGATTGCAGACCGGCCTCCAGCACCTTTATTATTTTTAAACCATCGTGGAAGTTTGGTTCTACGGTTTTATTTTCGGCAATGGCCTTTATAAAATCTACCACGGCGTGCACAAACGTATGCTCGTAGCCAATAATATGGCCGGCCGGCCACCAGTTTTGCACGTAAGGATGCAGGGCATCGGTGGTCAGAATTTTCCGGAATCCTTGTAAACCGGCGGGGTCACTGTTAGAATAAAACAAAAGCTCATTCATGTTTTCCAGGTCGAAAGTTAGGCTGCCTTTGCTGCCGTAAATTTCAAAAGTATTGTGGTTTTTCCGGCCGGTGGCAAAGCGGGTGGCCTCAAACGAACCAATCGCGCCGTTTTCGAATTCCACAAGCATTAGGGCCGCATCTTCCACGGTAACTTCGCCGGTTTCGCCGGTTTTGGCTTCGGCGCTTAAATTGCCGCTGGTCGTTTCATCGGCCAATGGTCTTTCTTTAATAAAGTTAGTGGTTAAACACGATACCGATTTGATATCGCCTACCAGGTACTGCGCTAAATCTAAACTATGGGAATTTAAATCCCACTGCGGACCGGCCTGAGCAGTTTCTTTGCGGAGTTGCCAGGTAAGCGGGAACTCGGGGTCTACAATCCAATCTTGCTGATAAGCGCCCCGCCAATGAAATATGCGACCTAACTGGCCTTCTTTAATTAATTTTTTGGCGAAAGCAATGGCGGGTACCCGCCGGTAATTATGATTTAAATAATGAGTTACCTTATTATCCTCACAAACCCGGAGCATTTCTTCGGCTTGCTGGGAGTTCATGGCCAGGGGTTTTTCACAAAAGATATGCTTGCCTGCTTTGGCAGCAGCTATGGCAATTTCGTAGTGCAAATGTTGCGGCAGCGCAATATCAATAATATCAATATCCGGCCGCGTTACCAGTTTTTTCCAATCGGTTTCCGTTTCTTCCCAGCCCCATTTTTGGGCAAATTCTTTTAAGGAAGCTTCGTGCCGGCCGCACGCTACTTTTAAAACCGGAGTACGCGGAAGATCGAAAAAATGGGGAGCTTGAAGCCAGGCATTGCTGTGCGCCCGACCCATAAATTTATAACCTATTAGTCCTACGTTTAAAGTTTTCATTGTTTTAGCTTAACCGGTGGCTAATTTCCTTCAGCGCGCGTACACTTTGTTGTACTACCTCTACTTCCCGATTGGTATAATCTGGATGCAGAAAATCAATTTCAACGGCCAGAAATCCCTGGTAGTTATGTTTTTTTAAAATTTCAGCTAACTTCTCGTTCTGAATTAATCCTTCGCCGGTGGGCACGCAGGAGAAAAAATACCACTCGTTTACCGGCACTCCCTTTACTGGTTTTAAATCTTTAATATGCGTAGCAAAAACATGCGGCGCCAGTTTCTCCATGGCCTGAATAGGGTCATCCAAGACCCGCAAAAAGTTACCGGAATCGAAATTTACGCCAAAGTTGGGCAGATTTACATTGGTTACCAATTGCAGAATCTCGTCGGAATTATAATCGATGTGGTTTTCTACGGCCAGCTTAATATCGTAGCGGGCGGCCATTTGGGTGGCTTCGGTAAACATGCGGCTTAGTTTTTCCAGTTGCGGATCGTGCGGCTCGAACCGGAACAGCAAACTGCTGCCTACTACCCGCATTACCTTAGCTCCTATTTGGTTGGCGTATTCAATGTGCCGGACCATATCGGCAAACGCTTGTTCATTTTTACCGCCTTCCAAGCCATCCGGGTGGCCCCAGGCATACACCCGGTCTAACCCGGAAGAATCGAGGTGTTCTTTTATGAATTTTAGATAAGATTGGTCGAAACTGGGCAAAAAGCAGGATTCTAAGGAAACGCCGTCAATATCCAGGCTGTTTAGTTGGGTTAAAAAATCTTCAAAACTCAACTCTTTATTCGGTTTTTCCTGGCCGGGATACACTTCCCCGAAAAGCCGATGGTAACAGTAACTGTCGATTCCTACCTTCATATAAGTTGTATTTTTATGTTCGATTAAGTTTTCTGATTCCCTGACCATCCAGAATCCATTCAAATTATAGCTGAACTAGGGCAAGTAATGGTGATTTTAGCGGTAACTACCTGTTTATTTTAAAATACTTTTGCTTTTATCTTCTCCGGCTACCCAAACAGCGGCATTCCGCAACATTTTTTTCATTTCCGGCGCTTGGAAGGAACTGGCGTTATGCCCCAACAGGGTTTGGAATATTTTACCTTTACCGTAGTTATACACCCAGGCTAACGGTTCTTCCTTGCCCGTCTTTTTGGAGGTTGCTGTAAGTAAAGGTTTAATGGGTTCGTCTCCTTTTTGATTGAAATACAATTCGTCGGTTGTTTCAAAATCTTTTATTCCGGCGGTGATGGCGCTGGGCGCTTGGGTTACTTTAACCGTAAACTTGCCAAAATTATCGTGGGCGCTATTGGATTGATGGTCCCAGACCCGGCGTACTATTTTCCGGTATTCCGGCCAATCGGTATTGCCGGCTTCCGGTAAGGAATAATGAAAAGCGCCATCCGCGAAATGAATAACCATCAGTCCGCCGCCATTATTTAAATAATTGGTAAAGGCTGTTTTGGATTTTTGTTTTAATTGCGTGGAGTCTTTCCAGTTACAATAATTTAAAATAAGTACCTCGTAATCTTTTAAATCGTACTGCGATAAGTCTTCTATGTTAGTAGATACATCCACCCAAAAAGGACTGTCTTGTTCTACCGCGGCTTTTAGTAAAGGGGTGGTTTCCTGCCACGGATGCGCCGGATGGTTATTACCGGTAAACAGGAGAGCTTTGCGGGATTTTTGGTATAAGTGCTGCGTTACTTCCTGATCAGAATAAAACTGGGCCTCGACGCCATTTTTAGGCACCGTGGCTTTGGCCGCCCAAACAATGCCATTCAACATGAGTTTCCGAAAAGCAGGATTTTCCCAGTTCGCGTAATAGTGGCCCATGGTGGTACTAAAGCCTCGTCCTCCGTCGGTGCGTTCTACTGCCCAGGCGGTGGCTTTTCCTTTATCGGCGCGGCCATTTAGTTCCGGAACTTCGGCGACAACTTTTAAACGGGAATCTTGCTCCCGGAAGCGAATATTGTAATAAAATTCGTCCTTCAGTTTAAAAGGTTTAACGCCGTTTACTACCGGATGGCTAGAGGCGGGCAAATTAATCGTACCATCCAGCGTTTTAATAGCCGAATACCAGTTGCGTTTACCCGTATCGTCCTGCCAGTCGTAATAACCACCACCCCATTCCAAAATCTTTTTACCAATAGAATCAGGGGCAAACGTCGAGAAATGAATAAGCGCCAAGCCGCAACCTCTTTTTATTTGCTTTTCCATTACCGGCATGCGTTCCGGAGTCATAAAAGGAACTTCCGAATACAAGTCCCCATCCCGGCCGTCGGAAGTAAAAAGAATTAAATCCGCATCGTCCAGCGTAGCCGGATTTTGTGGCCAGCCGTGCAAATAAATTTCGGTTTTTATGCCTTTTACATTGGATTGGTCCAGCATGGTTTTTAACAGGCGCACGGTTTTAATATACTCGTGAAAGCCGGCATCGTGGCTTTTCTCCCCGGCAATTAAAACAATCTTTCTGGTTTTAGCAGCGCTGCTATTAGTTCGGGTTACGGGTGCTGCCGATACTCCCAGGTAAAAAGCCATTATTAAACTCACCAACAGAACTAGCCGAAACACCAGGTTATTCTTCATTATTTTAGACTAAAGTAAATTAGTTATCTTTTTATAAGTAGATAGCTAGGGCACTAAGGTTAATAAAATATAGTGCGTATGTAGAAAGAAATAAATAATATTATTTAATAAACCCTTTTTCCAGCATTCTGCAAGAATCTAATCAGTAGAAAGTAATAGCCGACCAACCAGTGAAAGTAAATGATCCGTAAAGAGGAACCGAACGGCTTTCTTATTTCTCCGTTTAGCGCTTGGTTCTGGTTAGTTCCTTTCCGGATGACCGGGAAATAAGCAAGGTTATTATTTTAATTAACTAATTTAGATAAGTTTTTAAGGCAACAGTATCACCGAGCGATTTTAAAATTTTCTTTAAGCCGGTCAAGTTCATTTGCAAGCCTACTTCGGCATCCGGGTCGGTGTATTCATTAATTATGCCTACGGGGCCGCGGTATTTACTTGCTTTTACTACCCGCATCATTTCTAATTCGGCATTTCCCTGCCCAACAGGCACAATCTTTACCGGATTACCCGTTTGAATACCCGAAAGGTTAAGTGCCAGCAGGTGGGGCACTATCTTGGGAAAAAATTCGGCAAAGCGGGCTACGTGCGCTTCGGCATGATTAAAGTTATAAACCATGCCCACGTTGGGCATTTTTAAATATTCTATAATGGCCAACTGATTTTCGGGTTCGCCAAACCAGCCCGAGTGATTATACAGGCCCACGGTACACCCTATTTCGGCGGCTTGTTTAGCAATAATACCAATAATTCTAGCCATGTAATGTACTTTTTCTTCCTGGCTCATTTCGGGGAAATTTTTTCCATCGCCTAAAGAGCACCATAACTGGGTTTTTACCTGGTGGCGCTTTAAAAGAGCAAATACGGCCTGCACATTTTTGTCATTTGCCGGGTCCGAACCAGTGGGCAGCCAAAAAGCTTGGAGCTTGATATTGTTCTTTTTTAACGTTTTCAGTTCTTCGTCAAAAGTGGCGACGTGTTCCTGGCGCCAATCATAAGCGAGCCGGGTAATTCCCATTTTTTGCAGCATGGCGGCTCGTTGCGTTGGGTTGCGTTTTTTTACATCAAACGGCACAATCGACCACGCAAACAAATTCTGTCGGGCATAAATAGCCGTATCCTTTTTTCTGTTCTGGCCATGCACCGGCAGCAAAATAATTAATACGAGCAACGTAGCCATTAAAAAAATAACGGTTTTCCGGAGCTTGGCAGTAAGAAGAAAAGTAGCATTATTCATTTATAACTGCTTTTATTTAAGAAGATATTTTCCACTTTATTTTAAATGTCAGGCTTGTTCGGAACACCATCGGCATCAAGCTGAAGTAGTAAATACATGATTTATAATTACATATGTTGCTTGCGCTGTTTTTAGTTATTAGAAAACATGCGGATTTTAAATCCAAAGACTCTATAAAACGGGATTATAAATCTTGCCTAGCATTTTCTGTTAGTTAGTTTGGTAATGTACAGGCACATCCGAATAAGCCCAGACAATCTTCCAAATGTATTTTGTAAACAAAAGAAGAAGCGTAAAATTTTGCACAAAAGGCAATGGTATTTAAAACAGAGGCATGGTTTAGATTGATTTTTTAAATTTTTATCAGGATTAACGCCTATAGAGGCGACTTATAACTGCCATATTGTTCGCCCGGGAAAGATGTGAATATCACTTGGCCAAGACTTTTTAAAAACCAAAAAAACCAGTTTAAACAGAATAATCAGCAGCAAAAAAAATACCCTTGGTGTTACTGAATTATCTCATTGCCTTCCGCCAATAAATCTTCTCTTCTTTGTAAATATAATTTTGCGGCTGTGGCATACTTTTTTTCAGAGGTTGAGCAATACGAGAAGTAAAACGCAAGAAAAACTAGGCTAATGGAAGTACTTACCTTTATCTAAACGCTATCATGACCAAAATTTTAAAAAAATGCCGGTATTTTCTCTTTTTCTTTTTTCTACTCTTAAGCGGTACCGCTTGGGCCCAGATTTTAAAACCGGCTACCTGGGCTTATGCTACTTCCAAGAAAGAGGCAAAAGTAAATGAGCAGCTAGAACTAGTGTTCGATGTAAAAATTGATAAAGATTGGTATTTGTATTCCACGGACTTTGACCCGGATTTAGGGCCCATGGTAACGACTTTTACTTTCCAGCCTAATAGCTCGTATGAGTTGGTTGGCAAACTAAAGCCTATCCATCCGAAAAAGAAACACAGTGCGTTATGGGGCGGCGAATACACGTACTTTGTGCATACCGCGCAATTTCGGCAGGTAGTAAAAGTCTTAAACAAAGATTTTAAAGTAACAGGCCACGTAGAATACCAGGTTTGCACCGAAGTAGATGGTAAATGTATTCCCTTCGACCAGGACTTTGCTTTTTCGGATTTAGCAATTCTTAATTCTACTGCTGGCCATGAAACAA
Proteins encoded in this window:
- a CDS encoding 3-keto-disaccharide hydrolase, coding for MRRRRFIQQSALAASCFIPGYSFLPSNSILDKNLAADGYTDLIKGNTLQGWHTSSRIPTSPYPGGPEPDKNKEGYKRALTSQGKWTVENGVIIGGQDQEGLGSYLVTDEKYGDFELLIDAKPDWPVDTGILLRARSEGSPGYQVLVDHRKSGGIGGFYGNGLAGFHALPYNFDAKYDAAGNPVGLVAEKPATTIEQITDAKIKLLAYAAPVEEFLATWKWADWNTFKIRCEGKYPYLTSWINNVKICELDTAKIAHPNYNKEAIANLLGREGHISLEVHDNDKGLGKDRWKPGGVSRWRNIKIKKL
- a CDS encoding phytanoyl-CoA dioxygenase family protein; the protein is MEKSNKEKFLEEGYVIIEVLTEPEIQDFRKVMDALLSPQVKAADTKKHSSSFQHLGDEISDFGKEARQYYFHLLTKPGTEPIHHAFHHPVMLKAVEEIIGPNLIVNNASILAANEGTSYSLGWHRDIIQIPQDEIEDWLFSPERFHNSVQINLPLVDENSLWVVPGSHNRPNTAAENAAFAGSKHYAPIGAEMPGGVPVTLKAGQAVLYNNNLIHRGYTEVMKNPRRTLHMGYHSAQHPPTWHFYLLNDDLLTENYLHTLSPTMRQMMEEYLACRQEYPRMSDTWKKEYNFPSPSYQ
- a CDS encoding Gfo/Idh/MocA family protein, which codes for MKTLNVGLIGYKFMGRAHSNAWLQAPHFFDLPRTPVLKVACGRHEASLKEFAQKWGWEETETDWKKLVTRPDIDIIDIALPQHLHYEIAIAAAKAGKHIFCEKPLAMNSQQAEEMLRVCEDNKVTHYLNHNYRRVPAIAFAKKLIKEGQLGRIFHWRGAYQQDWIVDPEFPLTWQLRKETAQAGPQWDLNSHSLDLAQYLVGDIKSVSCLTTNFIKERPLADETTSGNLSAEAKTGETGEVTVEDAALMLVEFENGAIGSFEATRFATGRKNHNTFEIYGSKGSLTFDLENMNELLFYSNSDPAGLQGFRKILTTDALHPYVQNWWPAGHIIGYEHTFVHAVVDFIKAIAENKTVEPNFHDGLKIIKVLEAGLQSAATGQKIILKNN
- a CDS encoding sugar phosphate isomerase/epimerase family protein gives rise to the protein MKVGIDSYCYHRLFGEVYPGQEKPNKELSFEDFLTQLNSLDIDGVSLESCFLPSFDQSYLKFIKEHLDSSGLDRVYAWGHPDGLEGGKNEQAFADMVRHIEYANQIGAKVMRVVGSSLLFRFEPHDPQLEKLSRMFTEATQMAARYDIKLAVENHIDYNSDEILQLVTNVNLPNFGVNFDSGNFLRVLDDPIQAMEKLAPHVFATHIKDLKPVKGVPVNEWYFFSCVPTGEGLIQNEKLAEILKKHNYQGFLAVEIDFLHPDYTNREVEVVQQSVRALKEISHRLS
- a CDS encoding hybrid sensor histidine kinase/response regulator transcription factor — translated: MWQDRKGFMWFGTRNGLNRYDGVEFTTYENVNEDSSSLSHSYVSCLFEDSKGNLWVGTLEGGLNLYNRDNDTFSHFTHNKSNPNSLSFNSVNCIYEDKNHALWVGTENGLNVFRQDKKSFTHYRNDITDSRSLADNNIGVIFEDSKNNLWVGTKGGGLELFDRVNKSFKHHKYDATNSSSLSNNVVRTCYKDSKGNIWLGTQNGLNLFMETPAGVVFKRYQHQKSNPNCLSNNSIISISEDLAGRLWIGTQIGGLSIYDQEQNTFTNYSPNPLDPYSISSNSLWSIYRDKVGTMWIGARNRGLDKWDPHQQKFNHYNIYPSGNYTLSNRDVTCFLEDDSGNLWLGTDGGGLSYLDRKTNKYVHYTHDPLKDNSLGSNSVLSLLMDRQHHLWVGTWGGGLNRFDKKTQTFKRYLPNAADPASINGNNIFSLCEDSSGKLWVGVFLGGLNLYDPHTDSFSHYNYNHNDATSLSNNKIIKIFEDSKKNLWIGTDGGGLNLMHWAGKDQVTFTRYNYDSNSPGSLSSNVINAITEDKNHNLWIGTWKGLNKFNYQQQTFEVYRKEDGLPDNVINGILEDNKGFLWLSTNQGISRFDAAGKKFKNYTTADGLQSPEFIRGSYLKSKAGELFFGGVNGFNSFFPANIHDRLFTAPLYLTQFNIRHTLIKPNQKNSPLRQHISETKEITLSYDQSDFSFGFVALNYALASKIRYAYKLVGYDKDWQKAGNQRSANYAKVPPGTYTFRVRSTITNDLWNKEEATVKITITPPWWKTWWAYSLYSLAFAGLLIWYRQNLIKQLRLKADLQLEHLELTKMQEMERLKSNFFANISHEFRTPLTLILSPLKDMYSGKFNGDFKQQYQVMIRNAERLLRLINQLLDLSKLDSGHMQLEAARVNLIDFLKTIFSSFESYAQKKNLKFSFEHPVEPILVYFDPDKLEKVFLNLLSNAFKFTSTGEIKLAVELVTRSGEKASNNQCPIAYVAICVTDSGVGIPADCVNYVFDHFYQVAQRVHPGDIEGTGIGLSLAKELVELHQGKIEVESKLGIGTTFKVLLPLGKAHLKEPELEVPDWQPTFKNPASTSIEPLASAATVTTTNDSKSKEVELPVILLVEDNTDLRTYLKERLEQNYHVLEAANGADGLKMGLDKMPDLIISDVLMPKMNGVELCRALKNNVQTSHIPLILLTAQADSENKIEGLETGADDYVSKPFDSNELEVRVKNLIKSREVLRDRFAQNNKLILEPKEITITPLDEIFMKKVLESIEKNMANTEYRVEDLGEDVAMSRMPLYRKIKALTGQTAVEFIRTIRLKRAAQLLKQQQLHVSEVTYDVGFNDLQYFRTCFKKQFGLSPSEYAKLHADVKMEAASDN